One window from the genome of Actinoplanes teichomyceticus ATCC 31121 encodes:
- a CDS encoding AfsR/SARP family transcriptional regulator gives MNTLTASGLRFGVLGPLALWSDGAGDTLTAPKLRGLLTLLLLDSAPVPAARARSVLDEDERRRDSTGALHVAVHRLRRWLVQHGGHRLDLEPAGYRLTVAGGEVDAQRFRRLLAAARGGTDPAERAEHLMRALALWRGPVGADAPCAVRRQYAARQLERLRRQATVALADTCLEAGLADRALPLIERAAAESPYDERAQSLFALSLAACGLPAEALQVIEGTRRTLATELGIDPGPHLRDAQLRILRP, from the coding sequence ATGAACACTCTCACCGCCAGCGGGCTGCGCTTCGGCGTCCTCGGCCCGCTCGCCCTGTGGTCCGACGGCGCCGGTGACACCCTGACCGCGCCGAAACTCCGCGGCCTGCTCACCCTCCTGCTGCTCGACAGCGCACCGGTGCCGGCGGCGCGGGCCCGTTCCGTGCTCGACGAGGACGAGCGCCGCCGCGACAGCACCGGGGCCCTGCACGTCGCCGTCCACCGCCTGCGCCGCTGGCTGGTGCAACACGGCGGCCACCGCCTCGACCTGGAACCGGCCGGCTACCGCCTGACCGTCGCCGGCGGCGAGGTGGACGCACAACGCTTCCGCCGCCTGCTCGCCGCCGCCCGGGGCGGGACCGACCCGGCCGAGCGGGCCGAGCACCTGATGCGGGCGCTGGCGCTGTGGCGCGGCCCGGTCGGCGCGGACGCCCCCTGCGCGGTCCGCCGGCAGTACGCGGCGCGCCAGCTGGAACGCCTGCGCCGCCAGGCGACCGTCGCGCTCGCCGACACCTGCCTGGAGGCCGGGCTGGCCGACCGGGCGCTGCCGCTGATCGAGCGGGCGGCCGCGGAGTCGCCGTACGACGAACGGGCCCAGTCGCTGTTCGCGCTGTCGCTGGCCGCGTGCGGGCTGCCGGCCGAGGCGCTGCAGGTGATCGAGGGCACCCGCCGCACCCTCGCCACCGAGCTGGGCATCGACCCGGGCCCGCACCTGCGCGACGCGCAGCTGCGCATCCTGCGCCCGTGA